The Gemmatimonadota bacterium DNA segment GGTCGACTTTAGTGCCTGAAACGCGGATAGAAGCGCTCGCAAGTACATGGCATCATAAAGTAAAAAGCATTACTGAACGATGCGGATTAATGGAGGAAGAAAATGCGAATCGAAATGACGGGCGTCTTCGTGAACGACCCCATCGAAGCGCACGAGTTTTACACGAAGATACTGGGCTTCAAGGAGATCATGTTCGTGCCGGAGGCCAGTCTCGCCATCGTAGCTTCTCCCGAGGAACCCGAAGGCACAACCCTCCTGCTGGAACCGAAGGGTACCGAATGGTCCCAGGTCTACCACAGGGAGCTTTATGATTCGGGGATGCCGTCCATCGTGTTCTCGGTGGACGATATCGCTTCCGAGTACGAACGGCTGAAGAAGCTGGGCGTCCGGTTCAGCGTGGACCCGACGAAACAGGACTTCGGCATCCAGGCCATTTTCGACGATTCCTGCGGCAACTTTATTGCGCTCGTGGAACTGAATGAAGGCGCCTGGCAGACCACACCCTGAAAGGAGAAAACGTGAACTGGACCGAAATACTGACTCGTGAACTGCATTACTCCTACCTGGCGGCAGACGGATTGATGGACCTCGTCGAGGATGAGGATCTCGACTGGAAACCGTCGTCGGGCGACAACTGGATGACGACGGGCCAACTGCTTTTTCACGTGGGCGAAGCTTGCGGTATGGCGATAAAGGGTTTCGTGACCGGCGACTTCGGTCTGCCCGAAGGCGTCAGCGTGGACGACATGGGATCCGGGGATATGTTGCCTCCGGCCGAAGCGATGGCCACGGTCGCCTCGGTGGCGGAAGCAAAGGAAAAGCTTGCGGCGGACCGGGACCTGGCCTTCGAAATGCTCAAGCTGGCCGGCGAGGAAAGAATGCAGAACGAACCCGCCCCCGCGCCGTGGGACCCTTCCACGCCCGTACTCGGCCATCGCATGCTTGAGATGGTGCAGCACCTGGTTCAGCACAAGGGGCAGTTGTTCTACTACCTGAAACTACAGGGCAAGCCGGTCAACACCATGCACCTGTGGGGCGGGGAGCTCGCCGAAGACCGCGATGCGGAGCGTAAGGAGTAGCGAGGAGTAGCAAGGAACAGCTCGGTATAGCGGTCCGGCTGTTGCCGCGCGGTTGCCCGCTAGATTTTGCCTTCCTTTTCCCACCGGGCGAAGAGTTCCTGGCGATAGCGTTCGGCCTTCTCTTCGTCCTTCCTGGCTCTGGCCGCGAAGTAAACCAGGCCCAGTGCGGCGCGTCGTCGGTCGGACCGGTTCGCGTCCGCCCGGTGTATGATCATGCTGTGATGGGCGAATACGTCGCCCGGGCTGGCGCGCATGGCCACTTCCCGTTCCCGGTCCTCGTCGGAAAAATCGGGTATCCCCTGTGTATTCCCTGTTGTTCGTCTAAGTCCTACGAGCAAGCCAGGTTACACGATCCGGCGTTATGCCTGTACCAACAAACAGCCCACACCCTGTGAAAACCCGAGTACGTTGGACGTCCGGTGGGGACGCATGCCCCGCCGGTGCGATCCCCGCACGTAACGCATGCATCCGTTTTCCTCGTCGATTTCATCCAGGGCGATCCACAGGGTCACGGCCTCGTTGGGTTCCAGCATGAAATAGAAGCCGTCCTGGTGGGGCGGGGTGACGTCGCCCACTCTGGCTGGCTTGTTGAACCACTGCGGATTCTTGGGAAGCACGCCGTCCGCGAGCAGGAATCCGGCCAGTTCGGCAAAACCGTAGGACCCGAACAGCTCGTCGAAGTACGGGTCCAGTTCCGCCATGTTCTGCAGCCGCTTGATGGACGACGGGTCCTCCTTGACTTCGTAGAAGGCCGTCGTATCGGGCGCCTTCGGAAGCACCTCTTCGATGAACCGGTCGATGTTACCGTTGATCTCGGCCGCTTCCTCCGAAGACAGGTACCCCTTGAGCAGCACGAAGCCGTCACGGTCGAAATCCTGCTTTACACGGTCGTTAAACTCCATTTATTCTTCTCCTCTTCTTGGGCCGCGCGTCCTGGTTTAACCATAATGATTCACTTTCGCTATCTGTCATACTAAAAAGTCACGGCCAGGCCGTTCTCCAGCACCGTATCCAGCTTGCTGACGCCTTCCGGCGGTCGGCTGTCGTAGCGCATGACGAAATTCAGGGCCAGCACGAGCGGTCCGGCCAGGTCGATCTCCAGGTTGAATTCGCCAAGGACGCGGGTGTCGCCGATCTCGTTCCACAGCGGTTGGAAATAAACCGTGCAAGTGGACACGACGCGGTCATTGACGGCGATTCGGGAGGACAGGTAGTGGCTCCAGCGCACGACGGTCGCGTTGTCGGGGTGGTCATCAGCCGGATTCAATTCGCTCAGTCTCTCGTGTTCCACGAAGGCGGAAACGCCTTCCCACAGCTGGAAACCCTCGGACTCGACCAGGTGGAATCGAAGCCCACCACCGGCCAGCATACGGGCATCGAGCCGATAGGTTGTATCATAGTTGTACTGGGTGAACGCCTCGATGCCGACCCGTCCATGCAGGGGGTAGTGCTGGCGGAGGTGGATCAGTCCTTCATCGGCGAAACGCTCGCTCTGTTCCCATCCGAAGTCGTTACGGGCCAGCATGAACGTGTTCACCCTGGGGTGGTCGAAGTCCAGCCGTCCTTCCAGACCGATTTCCTTCAGATCCGTATTCCCCGTATGCATCTCCAGGTTGAGCGCCAGGGCGCCGGAGAATCCCGTAGCACCTGCGTCGCCGCGCAGCGCTTCGATGTTCACCTGGGCCGCCGAATGACCGGTCGCCAGCGCCAGCGGCAGGAAGACGAGCAGGTAAAGGTATCTCAAGCCGGAGTCTCCGGAATACTTAGTGCTTGCCATACCGATCCGCGGCGGTTTTCATTGTCGTAATATACTTCGGTTCTGGCCTGCAGTGAAACGATAAGTAATCCTGCGAAAGACATATCATGTCCAACATACGCGTCGGGCTGATCGGATACGGCGGGTGGACCCGGATAGCCTTCGTGCCTGCCCTGCGGCAGCACGACCGGGTGAAGATCGTTTCCGCCGCGGCGTTCAGCGAAGCGTCTCAGGGTCGCATACGCGAGGAGCTGGGTCCGGATGTGCGTGTCTATGGCGGTTTCGATGAATTACTGAGCGGTCCCGAAATCGACGCTGTCATGATGGCCATCCCCGACGCCATCCACGAGACGGCCATGGACGCCGTGCTCGATACAGGGATCGCCGTCTACTACGAACCACCGCTCGCCGACCATCCCAGCGGCATACGAAGGATGCTGAAACGGCTGGTCGCGGCCGGCCAGGTTACCCACGGCGATCTCGAAATCGGCTACGCTTCGGTCGTCCTCCGTACGGCGGAACTGTTAAGATCGGGGACGATCGGCACCCCGCAGACCGTCCATTTGAATCTGCGGTGCAATTGGGCGGGGTACGATGGCCCCGACCTGAGCCTTGCCCACCATCTGGGGCCCTGGTACGTGGACGGACTGAACAGCATCATCGGCCGGTCGCCTCGACGGGTGCTCGTCATGGACGGCCACGGGCAGGTGGGCCGGCGACAGTTTCACAGTCTGGTCAATTTCGACTACGATGGCCTCTGGGGCACGATCCACCTGAACATCGACTCGGTCGATACGCTGGAGACCACGATCGAGGTGACCGGTGACGAAGGCGACTTACACGTAGACTATTTTCGCAACACAATAAGATTGCGCACGAAGACAGATCCCGAAGTCAAGGAAATCAGCGTGGAGCCCGCGAAGCCGGTCGTCGGTGGCTGGCCCGGCGAGGCGGAAAGCGTCGCCGACTTCCTGGACGCCGTGGAAAAGGGCATGCCGAACCGCACCTATGCCCGGATGGCCGCGGGGCTCTACCTCACGGGACTGGCCATTGAGCGGTCGAAAGAATCCGGCGGCTGGGTAGAAATCGAGGAGGTGGCCGGACTGGCTTGATATGCGGACTGGTATTGAATTCCTGTCCGGCAAGATATACAGACCGGCCCGAAATCCGGACCGACCAGATATCAAAAGAAGCGGGAGAGAGGCATGAAAGGCGGGGGTGCGCCATGAAAGGTGTTCGAGTAGATCCGGAACGGCGTGAAACGCGGATGCTCAGACGGCACGTGCCGTTCGCCGGTGCGCGCGTCCTCGACATCGGTTGCGGCGACGGCCGGTTGTCGAACCGGATCCGGGGATGGATCGAATCGATTGCCGGGGTCGATCTGACCGGGCAAGACGTCGCACGCGCCCATGCCCGGAAGCGACTGGACGGCATCGCTCGCTTCGCCGTGGCCGATGCGTCCCGCTTGCCGTTCCAGGACCGGAGTTTCGACCTGGCTATGTTCTCGTGGTCGTTGTGATGAGTGCGACATGAGGGCATGGGGCATGCCCTTCACGAAGCCTGTCGTGTACTGAAACCCGGTGGCCGCGTCGTCGACATCCGTCCGTACTTCCCTGCACACCTGGGCAAACGCCGGCACGCGAGGCAGCAGGTGTACTGCAAGGTCGCCCACGAAGCGAATCGGGTGGCCACGCTGGCCCGTGAATACGTCGACTTTCACTTCGCGGACCGGGTGGTGGCCGAGGCGATCGCCGGCCACAAGCTCGAATTGAGTACGTACATTGATTTCGTTTTCCGGCACTACTTCGACAGCCTGGAGCTGTTCGACCGGTGCCGGGCCCTGTGGTGGGACAAAGCGCACATTCCCGTCTCGGACCGGCGCCTCCTCGAACGAACCTTGAGGCGTCAACCCTCGACTGTAATTCGTGTAGATACACCAGTTCAACTACAGGTACTGACGAAGATTAAATAGAAGAGGGAGCGTTCCGTCATGGTCAAACCCATCTCGCTGAAACACCGCATCCGTGGCGGCGAAATCGTGACCGGCCTGGGCGTATCCATGGATTCCGGCCGGGAAGACCTGGAACGGTATCTTCAACAGGGCACGATCGATTTCTTCAACGTGGACTGCCAGCACGGCCCCCAGAGCGAGGACCGGATCGTTTCCTTCTGCGCCGCTGCCGAGGCGTTGGGCGTGCCGGTGATCCTGCGCATCAAGCATACCCGGCACACCTACCTGATCGGGAACTACCTGGACCTGGGCCCCGCGGGTATCCTCGTTCCCGAGGTCAGGGAGGAAGCCACGGTGCGTGAGGCGGTCCATTTCTTCTACTATCCACAGTTCGGCAGCAGAAGCTGGGGAGGTAACGCGCGCCACGGAATCGCCGGTCGTGCCGACCGCCTCGAGTATGCGGCCTGGTGGAACGACACGGGCGTCCTGTGGCTGCAGCTCGAATCGGTCGACGCCGTACTCAATTGCCGGAAGCTGGCGCTGGAGGGCGTAGACGTCCTCACTTTCGGTCCCAACGATCTCTTGTTCGATATCGAACGGTACCAAAACCCGCCGTTCCGGACGGTGGACGACTGCGTCCGCCACGTTGCCGGGGAGATGGAGGGTACATCCGTCGCCGTCAGCCTGGCGCTCCTGGACCCCTCCGATCGCCAGAAGTACATCGACATGGGCCTGACCGTACTCCAGACGCCCATGGTGGTCTGAGCCGGGTCCGTACGCCTGGTTCTCGCCAGTTCACAAAGGCCATTTCCACCAACGTGTGGATTCCGTAACAACCCCAAAGGAACCATTGATGAATCGTCCGCCGGAAGCTTACATCCATGTCGATGAAACATCCCTGCTGGCCTTCACGACGGCCTGTTTCGAGAAGGTAGGCCTGTCCGGCCACCATGCTTCGATCATCAGCCGGCTGCTGGTAAACTCCGACCTCAGAGGCGTTCGCAGCCACGGGGTCCGCGCGGCATCCGGCTATACGCGGTCCTTCGCCGAGGGGCATCACAATCCACGGCCCAGTGTGCGGATCATCGCTGAATCGCCCACCTCCGTCATCGTGGACGGCGACGGGACGCTCGGGTACTGGCCCATGGTGGATGCGACGGAAGGCGCCATCGCAAAGGCCCGTGAAACCGGACTGGGCATGGGATTGGCCCGGCATATCGGGCATTATGGATCGGCGGGCCACTACACCCGCATGTGCATGGAGTCGGGCTGCATCGGATTCTCGGTCCAGGGTTACCGCAACATGGGGGATGCCCGCGGCCAGGATCCGAAGCCGCAGATCGGTTACTTCGGCAATCCACCGCTCTGCTTCGGCATGCCGGCCGGCGATGAACCGCCCATCGTGCAGGACGTGGCCACGCGCATCCTGGCCGACTATCAGCATTCGCCCGAATTCGACGATCTCCTGTCCCGCATACCAGCCGCCTTCTTCAAGAGCATCGGTTACGGAGCGGTCGCCACGGTCCTGGGATGTGCGCTGGCCGGCGCCGCGTTGCCGGAGGCTGACGAAGTGCAGGCGCGGTGGCCCGGTGCAAGTCACGGCGGCATGGTTCTGGCAATACACATCGAGACGGTGATTCCCGAGGGGGATTTCAAGAAGGAAGTAGACCGTTTCGTAAAGGATGTGAGAGAAACCTACGAGCCCATGCCGGGATATGACGAGGCCTTGCTGCCCGGCGCGATCGAAGAAACGCGCGCGGCACTCCACCGGGAGCAGGGCATCCGGTTCGGCGAGATCGAACAGCGCACTGTACGGGAGATGGGCGAGCGGCTGGATGTACCGCTGCCCTGGAGTGATCAGGACTAACCGGGCTAACCAGACTAACCAGTAGGTCCCCCAAAGCCGCTCTTAGCACTGTATCTTCATTCAGTCGAGAGGAGAAACAACGTGGCAAAGTACCGGGCAGGACTTATCGGACTCGGCTGGATGGGCATGCTTTACGATCTCGCGCAGAGGACGGGCGTGTGGGACGTGGACGACATCGATCGCCCGACGCCCGAATTAAACATCCACCGGCGCTTCCACTACCACGAGAACCCGGGCACGGAGGGCCTGCCCTCTTCCTACGCCGAAGCATTGTGGGACCGCCCGGACGTCGAACTGGTCGCGGCAGCGGAGCGGGATGTGAAACGGCTGCGCGCCTTCCGGGAACGGTACGGTGTCGTGTCCCTTTATGATGACGCCGGGGATATGCTCGCCATAGAAAGGCCGGACATCGTGGCCGTGGCGACGAACACCAAGCATCGCGCCGATTTCACCTGCCTCGCCGTCCATCATGGCGCGAAGGGAATTTTCACCGAGAAGCCCATGGCCCATACGCTGGAAGAAGCGGACCGGATGGTGCGCACCTGCGCGGAAGCGGGCGTGCCGCTTAGCTGCGGCGCGATCGCCACCACCCATCCATCCTTCGCCCGTGCCGGCACCCTGGTGCGCGACGGCGGCATCGGGGAGTTGCTGTCGATTGAAGCACCGGGACCCTTCGCCCAACACCAGAACTGGTCCTATTTCGTGGACAGCGTACCGGCCTGGGTAATCGGAACCGGCGACGAACCGCGGCGGGAATCGGGAAGCGACGAATTCACGGGTCAGGGCCTGATGGTGACCGAAAGCGGCCTCGTGGTCCATTTTCGCAAGGGCGCACCCGGCGTGCGCCTGCACGGCAGCAAAGGCGACCTGGCCTACGATTTCCCCACGGGCTGGCAGCGATGGGAGGCCATGGAGGTGAAAGGCCGGCCCTACCGGGTGGAAGTGCCCTGGCCGGGCCCCCAGTTCGTGCCGCCCTATGGCGGGGTGTATTCGCTGAACGACGTGATGGACTGCCTGGCGGGGAAGCTGGACGAGCCCAAGAACTCCGGCCGCAGGGTCGCCATGGCGCTGGAAGTGGAGATCGCCCTGAAACGTTCCTCCGCGCTGGGCGGCGTGCGCGTCGACCTGCCCCTGGAAGACCGTTCGCTGGGTCTCAACTACGACTGGTTTCGGTAGGGGAGTTGTTCCGGAGGCCCAGTCCGGGCCTGGATCTACGAATCCAGCCCCTCTCGCTGCACCCTCCGGATCCCCGACGTCAACCGCTCCAGGTCCTCGTCCGAATTGAACACGTGGGTCGAAACACGGGTGCTTTCCGCCGCGAATTCGAGCGGGGAGACCAGCACTTTCTCATGCTGCTGAAGGCTTTCCGACAGAGGGCCCGCCTCCAGGCCCGGTACGTGGAACGTAACGATGCCCGATGAATCGCCGTAGGACGCCGGCGTTTCCAGCACCAGTCCCGGGACCTCGAGCAATGCGGCCTTCATCCGGTCGGTATACGCCGCGATGCCGGCGAAAATCTCCTCCCACCCCAGCCCGTCCCAGATATCCAGTGCCTTGCCGAAACCCGCCTGGTCCGGCACGCTCCGCGTGGCGAACTCGAACCGCCGGGCTTCGTCGTGCAGGGCCATGTTTCCTTCCTGGTCGAAGGTTTTCTGAGAGTGGGACCCGATCCAGCTCGGCTTGAGCCAATCGATCCGGTCCCGGCGGATGAACAGGCCCCCGGTGCCCTGCGGCGCCATGGTGTACTTGTGCCCGCAGAAGCTGTAGAAGTCGCAGTCCAGCGCCCGCACGTCGATCGGTATGGCCCCGAAGGACTGGGCGCCGTCGAAAAGGACGGGCGTGTCTTTCCCATGGGCCAGGTCGCAGACCGCCCGGCCGGGCAGGCGCAGGCCGGTGCGTCTCGAGACGTGACTGACGCTGACGAGACGCGTGCGGCTGTCGATCAGGCGGTCCATCTCCTCGAGCGTTCTGCCAAGGTCGTTGTACATCGGCGCGAACCGCAGTTCCACGTCGTACCGCCCGGTCAGGTTGTACCAGGTCAACCGGTTGCCCGGGTGCTCGTGGTCGGTTAGCAGTACGTTGTCGCCCGGTTTCCAGTCGATGCCGTTCGCCACGATGTTGATGCCGATCGTGGTATTCTCCGTCATGACGATCTCTTCGGGCGTGGCGTTGACGGTACGGGCGACCTTACCCCGGATGTCCCGTTTCTGTTCCTCGATCCGCTCGGAGACAAAGGGCAGGGCGGGGCCCCGGCTCTGGAACTTCAGCCAGTGGACGACTTCATCGACGACGGGGTTCAGTTTGGGAGAAAACCCGCTGGTCTGGAAATACGCGTATCCGTCCAGATCGGGCAGCATGGCCCGTACGTTTGCGGTCAGTGACATGGACCTGATTCCTTGTGGATTCGGGTGGCATTTCGTGGTCCGGCCTCATCCTGGCCGGTGTCGTCCAGACCGGTCTCATCCTGGCCGGTCTCGTCCTGGTCGGAATGATGGATGGACATTGCAGCATCCAGCCTTGCTCGACGTGAAATGGTAGGGTTGTCCGGGAGAACTGTCAATTGAAATGGACTTGACGCCGGCGACCGGTGTGTTAATATGCCCGCACCTCCTTGCTTCATCGATATCCAGAGCCGGAATACCCTTGCCAGGGAGTACCCGACGTGTTCAGACTCGAGGGCCACCGCATCGGAGATGCCTGGTATTTTACCGATGGTGCTACCGTCCATGCATGGTTTCTCGCCATGCCCCTAGATCATAAAACAGGATGGAGAATCGACCACTGCGTTTCGGATGACCTGGCGCACTGGGAATACCAGGGGACGGCACTCGAACCGGGCTCACCGGACGCGTGGGACGGCAAGTCCCTGGCGACCGGCAGCGTTATCCGGCGCGACGGGCGGTACTGGATGGCCTATACCGGCCACAAGCACGAGGCCGCCTTTGTCCAGCGCACGGGAATGGCGGTCTCAGACGACCTGGCAACCTGGTGCAAACTTTCCGAAAACCCGACCTCGGTGGCCGATCCCGCGTTCTATGAGATCGAATCGACCGGCCAGCGGCAGCTCACCCACTGGCGGGACCCCTTCCTCCTGGACACGGGAGGCCGGGTCCAACAGTACGTCTGCGCGCGGCGCACTGACGGGGACGTGGCCGAACGGGGCAGCGTCGGTATCGCCCGGTCGGTTGACATGATCCACTGGGAATGCCTCCCGCCGCCGGAACACGATCGGATGACCGAGGAAATGGAAGTGCCCCAGGTATACTTCATCGAAGGCCGTTGGTATCTCGTTTTCTGCACCCATGAATTCTGGCTGGCGTCCTCCTTCAGGGACCGTTTCCCCGGTCATCCCTTCAGAAGCACCGACTACGCCATGGTGGGTGATTCGCCACTGGGTCCGTTCCGGATTCACGGCACGGGCGAGATCATGCCCGAAGCGCCGGCGCATCGCTTCTATGCCAGCCAGCTCGTAGAGCACGGCGGTGAATGGTTCCTGCTGGGTACCGAGGGTCTGGATGCGGAGAGCGGCCTTTCGGACCCATTGCCGGTCGATGCGGACGAAACGGGCATTCACGTGAAGCAGAGCCTGTTGACGAGAAGTTGAAATGAGGAACCGGATGATGACTCATGACGTCGTCGGCCTTGGATGCGCCTGCCTGGACTTTCTGGGTATCGTGCCCCACCTGCCGGACCAGGATGACCAGGTCTGGATGAGCGCCTCGACCCAGCAGGGCGGTGGGATGGTCTCCACCGCGCTGGTCACGCTTTCCAGGCTGGGGGTGTCCACCGCCTTCGCGGGCAAAGTCGGGGGCGACATGGCGGGCCGTGCCGTGAAGGAGGAATTCGACCTCTTTGGTGTCGACTCGGAACATTTGATCGTGGAGCCCGGTGCTACGACCCCCGTCAGCATGATTCTCGTCGATGAATCGACCGGGCAGCGCACCATCATGGCCGGTGGGACGACCGTGGATATGTCCCCTTCGGAGATACCAGCTGGAATGATCGCCGACGCTAAGTACGTGCATCTGGACACTACGGGCCGGCAGGCCGCGCTGGCTGCCGCGGAAATCGCGGACGCAGCGGGCGTGCCCGTGGTCCTGGACGCGGACAGCCTGTCCCGCCCGCAGGATATCGAGGATCTGCTTCGGGCGACGGACTACCTTATCGCTTCACAGGTGTTCGCCGAAGCGCTGACCGGCCGGGCCGATCCGGCGGCTGCCGCGAAGTCTCTGGCTGGTTACGGATCGTCCGTCACAGTCGTAACGCTCGGTGAAGAAGGCAGTTACACGCTGGCATCCGGCAGGTCATTCCACACGCCGGCGTTTCCCGTAGAGGTTGTCGATACGACTGGCGCGGGCGACGTTTACCACGGCGCTTACATTTTCGGCCTGCTGCAGGAATGGAGTCTTGAGAAGAAGGCTGTGTTTGCCTCGGCTGTCGCCGCCCTGAGCTGCACCCGGCTCGGAGG contains these protein-coding regions:
- a CDS encoding VOC family protein, which translates into the protein MRIEMTGVFVNDPIEAHEFYTKILGFKEIMFVPEASLAIVASPEEPEGTTLLLEPKGTEWSQVYHRELYDSGMPSIVFSVDDIASEYERLKKLGVRFSVDPTKQDFGIQAIFDDSCGNFIALVELNEGAWQTTP
- a CDS encoding DinB family protein: MNWTEILTRELHYSYLAADGLMDLVEDEDLDWKPSSGDNWMTTGQLLFHVGEACGMAIKGFVTGDFGLPEGVSVDDMGSGDMLPPAEAMATVASVAEAKEKLAADRDLAFEMLKLAGEERMQNEPAPAPWDPSTPVLGHRMLEMVQHLVQHKGQLFYYLKLQGKPVNTMHLWGGELAEDRDAERKE
- a CDS encoding DUF481 domain-containing protein — its product is MRYLYLLVFLPLALATGHSAAQVNIEALRGDAGATGFSGALALNLEMHTGNTDLKEIGLEGRLDFDHPRVNTFMLARNDFGWEQSERFADEGLIHLRQHYPLHGRVGIEAFTQYNYDTTYRLDARMLAGGGLRFHLVESEGFQLWEGVSAFVEHERLSELNPADDHPDNATVVRWSHYLSSRIAVNDRVVSTCTVYFQPLWNEIGDTRVLGEFNLEIDLAGPLVLALNFVMRYDSRPPEGVSKLDTVLENGLAVTF
- a CDS encoding Gfo/Idh/MocA family oxidoreductase translates to MSNIRVGLIGYGGWTRIAFVPALRQHDRVKIVSAAAFSEASQGRIREELGPDVRVYGGFDELLSGPEIDAVMMAIPDAIHETAMDAVLDTGIAVYYEPPLADHPSGIRRMLKRLVAAGQVTHGDLEIGYASVVLRTAELLRSGTIGTPQTVHLNLRCNWAGYDGPDLSLAHHLGPWYVDGLNSIIGRSPRRVLVMDGHGQVGRRQFHSLVNFDYDGLWGTIHLNIDSVDTLETTIEVTGDEGDLHVDYFRNTIRLRTKTDPEVKEISVEPAKPVVGGWPGEAESVADFLDAVEKGMPNRTYARMAAGLYLTGLAIERSKESGGWVEIEEVAGLA
- a CDS encoding class I SAM-dependent methyltransferase, with amino-acid sequence MKGVRVDPERRETRMLRRHVPFAGARVLDIGCGDGRLSNRIRGWIESIAGVDLTGQDVARAHARKRLDGIARFAVADASRLPFQDRSFDLAMFSWSL
- a CDS encoding aldolase/citrate lyase family protein — translated: MVKPISLKHRIRGGEIVTGLGVSMDSGREDLERYLQQGTIDFFNVDCQHGPQSEDRIVSFCAAAEALGVPVILRIKHTRHTYLIGNYLDLGPAGILVPEVREEATVREAVHFFYYPQFGSRSWGGNARHGIAGRADRLEYAAWWNDTGVLWLQLESVDAVLNCRKLALEGVDVLTFGPNDLLFDIERYQNPPFRTVDDCVRHVAGEMEGTSVAVSLALLDPSDRQKYIDMGLTVLQTPMVV
- a CDS encoding Ldh family oxidoreductase gives rise to the protein MNRPPEAYIHVDETSLLAFTTACFEKVGLSGHHASIISRLLVNSDLRGVRSHGVRAASGYTRSFAEGHHNPRPSVRIIAESPTSVIVDGDGTLGYWPMVDATEGAIAKARETGLGMGLARHIGHYGSAGHYTRMCMESGCIGFSVQGYRNMGDARGQDPKPQIGYFGNPPLCFGMPAGDEPPIVQDVATRILADYQHSPEFDDLLSRIPAAFFKSIGYGAVATVLGCALAGAALPEADEVQARWPGASHGGMVLAIHIETVIPEGDFKKEVDRFVKDVRETYEPMPGYDEALLPGAIEETRAALHREQGIRFGEIEQRTVREMGERLDVPLPWSDQD
- a CDS encoding Gfo/Idh/MocA family oxidoreductase, giving the protein MAKYRAGLIGLGWMGMLYDLAQRTGVWDVDDIDRPTPELNIHRRFHYHENPGTEGLPSSYAEALWDRPDVELVAAAERDVKRLRAFRERYGVVSLYDDAGDMLAIERPDIVAVATNTKHRADFTCLAVHHGAKGIFTEKPMAHTLEEADRMVRTCAEAGVPLSCGAIATTHPSFARAGTLVRDGGIGELLSIEAPGPFAQHQNWSYFVDSVPAWVIGTGDEPRRESGSDEFTGQGLMVTESGLVVHFRKGAPGVRLHGSKGDLAYDFPTGWQRWEAMEVKGRPYRVEVPWPGPQFVPPYGGVYSLNDVMDCLAGKLDEPKNSGRRVAMALEVEIALKRSSALGGVRVDLPLEDRSLGLNYDWFR
- a CDS encoding aminotransferase class V-fold PLP-dependent enzyme: MSLTANVRAMLPDLDGYAYFQTSGFSPKLNPVVDEVVHWLKFQSRGPALPFVSERIEEQKRDIRGKVARTVNATPEEIVMTENTTIGINIVANGIDWKPGDNVLLTDHEHPGNRLTWYNLTGRYDVELRFAPMYNDLGRTLEEMDRLIDSRTRLVSVSHVSRRTGLRLPGRAVCDLAHGKDTPVLFDGAQSFGAIPIDVRALDCDFYSFCGHKYTMAPQGTGGLFIRRDRIDWLKPSWIGSHSQKTFDQEGNMALHDEARRFEFATRSVPDQAGFGKALDIWDGLGWEEIFAGIAAYTDRMKAALLEVPGLVLETPASYGDSSGIVTFHVPGLEAGPLSESLQQHEKVLVSPLEFAAESTRVSTHVFNSDEDLERLTSGIRRVQREGLDS
- a CDS encoding PfkB family carbohydrate kinase: MMTHDVVGLGCACLDFLGIVPHLPDQDDQVWMSASTQQGGGMVSTALVTLSRLGVSTAFAGKVGGDMAGRAVKEEFDLFGVDSEHLIVEPGATTPVSMILVDESTGQRTIMAGGTTVDMSPSEIPAGMIADAKYVHLDTTGRQAALAAAEIADAAGVPVVLDADSLSRPQDIEDLLRATDYLIASQVFAEALTGRADPAAAAKSLAGYGSSVTVVTLGEEGSYTLASGRSFHTPAFPVEVVDTTGAGDVYHGAYIFGLLQEWSLEKKAVFASAVAALSCTRLGGRTGIPDLRCTLDFLRDRGSEHFNDGD